A stretch of the Manis pentadactyla isolate mManPen7 chromosome 16, mManPen7.hap1, whole genome shotgun sequence genome encodes the following:
- the CCHCR1 gene encoding coiled-coil alpha-helical rod protein 1 isoform X5 → MRLEAQAMELEALAWAEKAGRSEAEGLRAALAGAELVRKNLEEGNQRELEEVQRLHQEQLSSLTKTHQEALYSLTNKAEGLEKSLNSLETRRAGEAKELAMAQKEAELLRKELSKTQEDLKAQVTLVENLRRYVGEQVPLEIHSQTWESERQELLENVQHLQEAREGLRTTVELLQVRVQSLLHILAMQEEELARKVQPSDSLELEFTRKCQALLKQWREKVFALMVQLKAQELEHRGHVQQLKGQLTELQERTAAQSQERAILQRSLQDKAAEVEVERMGAKALQMELSRAQEARQRQEQHSAMTEGHLKLVASAVSSFQTWLQDTAAEVEQAAARLPSLSSRVSYAVRKVYTIRGLMARKLALAQLRQESCPLPPPAMDVSLELEQLREERNRLDAELQLSAHLIQQEVGRARQQGEAERQRLSEVVQQLEQELQRTQESLASVGLQLEAARQGQQESTEEAAGLRQELTQQQELCGQALQEKVAEVETRLREQLSETERRLSEARREQAKAVVSLRQIQRKATREKERSQELRRLQEEAWKEEGLRLTQRLQDLERDKDVMLATLQQEGLLSHYKQQRLLAVLPSLLDKGKSVEPSLRPSGSPASLLPAMAPSSRESIKGSLSVLLDDLQDLSEAISKEEAISQGDNQNSPATVCQ, encoded by the exons ATGAGGCTGGAGGCCCAGGCCATGGAGCTGGAGGCTCTGGCATGGGCAGAGAAGGCTGGCCGATCTGAGGCCGAGGGCCTGCGTGCTGCCTTGGCTGGGGCTGAGCTTGTCCGAAAGAACCTGGAAGAGGGGAACCAGCGGGAACTGGAGGAGGTTCAGAGGTTGCACCAAGAACAG CTCTCCTCCTTGACAAAGACTCACCAGGAGGCTCTTTACAGTTTGACCAACAAAGCTGAGGGCTTGGAGAAGTCTCTGAATAGTCTGGAAACCAGGAGGGCAGGGGAAGCCAAGGAGCTGGCCATGGCCCAGAAGGAGGCTGAGCTGCTGCGGAAGGAGCTGAG CAAGACTCAAGAGGACTTGAAGGCGCAGGTGACCTTGGTTGAGAATCTAAGGAGATATGTGGGGGAGCAAGTCCCTCTTGAAATCCACAGCCAGACGTGGGAATCAGAGCGACAGGAGCTTCTAGAAAATGTGCAA CACTTGCAGGAGGCCCGGGAAGGCCTGCGTACCACAGTGGAGCTGCTGCAGGTGCGAGTGCAGAGCCTCCTGCACATCCTCGCCATGCAAGAGGAGGAGCTAGCCAGGAAG GTTCAACCTTCAGATTCCCTGGAGCTGGAATTCACCAGGAAGTGCCAGGCCCTGCTGAAACAATGGCGGGAGAAGGTGTTTGCCCTCATGGTGCAGCTAAAGGCCCAGGAGCTGGAGCACAGAGGACATGTGCAGCAGCTGAAGGGACAG tTGACAGAGCTCCAGGAAAGAACTGCAGCCCAGAGTCAGGAGCGGGCCATCCTGCAGCGTTCCCTGCAGGACAAAGCCGCAGAGGTAGAGGTGGAGCGGATGGGTGCCAAG GCCTTGCAGATGGAGCTGAGCCGGGCTCAGGAGGCCCGGCAGCGGCAGGAACAGCATAGTGCCATGACCGAGGGGCACCTGAAGCTTGTGGCCAGTGCTGTCAGCAG CTTTCAGACCTGGCTCCAGGACACCGCGGCTGAGGTGGAACAGGCTGCAGCCCGGCTGCCCAGCCTCAGCAGCCGAGTCAGCTATGCTGTCCGCAAGGTCTACACCATTCGGG GCCTAATGGCTCGAAAACTGGCCCTTGCTCAGCTGCGCCAGGAGAG CTGCCCTCTACCCCCACCAGCCATGGATGTGAGCCTTGAGTTGGAGCAGCTGCGGGAAGAACGGAACCGTCTGGATGCAGAACTGCAGCTGAGTGCCCACCTCATCCAGCAGGAGGTGGGCCGGGCCCGGCAGCAAG GGGAGGCGGAGCGGCAGCGGCTAAGTGAGGTTGTCCAGCAGCTGGAGCAGGAGCTGCAGCGGACACAGGAGTCCCTGGCCAGTGTGGGGCTGCAGCTGGAAGCGGCTCGCCAGGGTCAGCAGGAGAGCACAGAGGAGGCTGCCGGTCTCCGGCAGGAGCTGACCCAGCAGCAGGAGCTTTGTGGGCAAG CTCTGCAGGAGAAGGTGGCCGAAGTGGAAACGCGGCTACGGGAACAGCTCTCAGAAACAGAAAGGAGGCTGAGTGAGGCTCGGAGGGAACAGGCCAAGGCTG TAGTCTCCCTGCGCCAGATACAGCGCAAAGCCACCCGGGAAAAGGAGCGGAGTCAAGAGCTCAGACGCCTGCAGGAGGAGGCTTGGAAGGAGGAGGGACTGCGCCTGACCCAGCGCTTGCAGGATCTGGAGAGGGATAAGGACGTCATGCTG GCCACCTTGCAGCAGGAAGGTCTCCTCTCCCATTACAAGCAGCAGCGACTCTTGGCAGTTTTGCCTTCCCTACTGGATAAGGGGAAATCTGTGGAGCCCAGCCTCAGGCCCTCAGGGTCTCCAGCTTCTCTACTTCCAGCAATGGCACCCTCTTCCAGGGAGTCCATAAAAG GATCCCTCTCTGTCCTGCTTGATGACCTGCAGGACTTGAGTGAGGCCATTTCCAAAGAGGAAGCTATTTCTCAAGGAGACAACCAGAACTCTCCTGCAACAGTCTGCCAGTGA